A window of the Ferviditalea candida genome harbors these coding sequences:
- a CDS encoding TAXI family TRAP transporter solute-binding subunit produces the protein MIVRGNNIITPGFAVRNDSGIKKVADLKGKRVAYGYAGSLIAQQILTALLDINGLSWDDVKKVPVTDILSAVKMLQDNQVDAVFGLTPHTPVMLEVNNSVPLKGLNALDQYTPDQINSIPQSITDKLHSYVPGTEWSLMKKDEYIRQDQIAINYATLLLTSTHLSDDTVYSITQTLWNNYKDLQPIHDWLKSWDPQQMFDPNPVIPYHPGAVKFFKDQGVWTDQAQKVQDELLKSVQ, from the coding sequence ATGATTGTACGCGGCAACAATATCATCACACCCGGATTTGCTGTAAGAAACGATTCCGGCATCAAAAAAGTCGCTGATTTAAAAGGAAAAAGAGTGGCCTACGGCTATGCCGGATCCTTAATTGCCCAACAAATCTTAACCGCATTGTTGGATATCAACGGATTGTCCTGGGATGACGTCAAGAAGGTGCCGGTGACGGATATTTTATCTGCCGTAAAAATGCTTCAGGATAATCAGGTGGATGCCGTGTTCGGCTTGACCCCGCATACGCCGGTCATGCTTGAAGTCAACAACTCGGTTCCCTTGAAAGGCTTGAATGCTCTTGACCAATACACCCCCGACCAAATAAACAGTATTCCGCAAAGCATCACCGACAAGCTGCATTCCTATGTGCCCGGTACGGAATGGAGTCTGATGAAGAAAGATGAATATATCCGGCAGGATCAGATTGCCATCAATTATGCAACCCTGCTGCTCACATCGACCCATTTGTCCGATGATACGGTTTACAGCATCACGCAGACGTTATGGAACAATTATAAGGATTTGCAGCCGATTCACGATTGGTTAAAATCCTGGGATCCCCAACAGATGTTTGATCCAAACCCTGTCATCCCATACCATCCGGGTGCTGTGAAATTCTTCAAGGATCAAGGCGTTTGGACGGATCAAGCTCAAAAGGTTCAGGATGAACTGCTAAAAAGCGTTCAATAA